Proteins from one Psilocybe cubensis strain MGC-MH-2018 chromosome 11, whole genome shotgun sequence genomic window:
- a CDS encoding Purine nucleoside phosphorylase DeoD-type, translating into MKDTLTDANFPRTADQRVYHLGVRPGEVANRIVTVGSPSRANTVASFLDAKPKPFVLNSERGFLTITGRYKGVPVSIISIGMGSPNMDFFVREIRESVSGDLAIIRLGSCGGLVDIRPGTVVVADACVSISRNVDFDFANPESCDEPAYRISKPVAADEKLTNELVKALHAAKPSTSLSDIISGTVNASADRYVDKTSCSHQKFSDDGPVFASFYSSQGRQTSFPDHNEHLIEYLQKMVENLSTLEMETFHLFHLAACWRARSAVSTVERTPLTTGPVTPVIAQSSNPTPQIPPTPQALPNSVIRAAGIHMVFASRKSRDFITPEQVKEVEEWTGQGVLNALVNIDIPEDQMHTSEGSVWELV; encoded by the exons ATGAAAGATACCCTGACAGACGCGA ATTTTCCACGGACAGCAGACCAACGCGTCTATCATCTTGGGGTCCGCCCTGGAGAGGTGGCGAATCGTATT GTCACCGTTGGTTCGCCGTCGCGGGCGAACACTGTAGCCTCGTTTCTCGACGCAAAACCGAAGCCGTTCGTGTTGAATTCCGAGCGCGGTTTCTTGACAATTACAGGCAGATATAAAGGTGTACCCGTATCAATCATAAGCATTGGTATGGGCAGTCCAAATATGGACTTCTTCGTGCGTGAAATCAGGGAAAGTGTCAGCGGCGACCTCGCCATTATTAG GCTGGGCTCTTGTGGTGGTCTAGTCGACATACGTCCGGGAACGGTCGTAGTGGCAGACGCCTGTGTGTCGATTTCTCGCAACGTCGATTTCGACTTTGCCAATCCAGAAAGCTGCGATGAGCcagcgtatagaatcagcAAGCCT GTCGCCGCCGACGAGAAGTTGACAAATGAG CTTGTCAAAGCTTTGCATGCCGCGAAACCATCTACCTCTCTGTCGGACATCATCTCAGGGACGGTCAATGCTTCAGCTGACAGGTACGTTGATAAAACATCATGTTCCCACCAGAAGTTCTCAGACGACGGGCCCGTTTTCGCCAGCTTCTACTCGTCGCAAGGGAGACAAACATCTTTCCCAGATCACAACGAGCATCTTATTGAATACCTTCAGAAGATGGTCGAGAATTTATCCACACTCGAA ATGGAGACCTTTCACCTCTTTCATCTTGCGGCCTGCTGGCGTGCCCGGTCCGCCGTATCTACGGTGGAGAGGACGCCTCTTACCACGGGGCCTGTCACCCCCGTTATTGCCCAATCTTCAAATCCCACACCCCAGATACCTCCTACTCCACAGGCGTTACCGAATTCTGTTATCAGGGCAGCTGGGATTCATATGGTCTTTGCTTCTCGTAAATCTCGAGATTTTATTACGCCGGAGCAGGTtaaagaagttgaagaatgGACTGGACAG GGAGTCCTCAACGCGCTGGTAAACATAGACATTCCTGAGGAC CAGATGCACACCAGCGAAGGCAGCGTTTGGGAACTCGTGTAG